A section of the Thunnus albacares chromosome 6, fThuAlb1.1, whole genome shotgun sequence genome encodes:
- the tmprss4a gene encoding transmembrane protease serine 4a isoform X1: MWIAQLPEESTRPLNPRPAVVPQPGRHRRPMTAPKTQKDKASKRKKVLLTVLAVVVLLGVLATAGYFIKQLIDSKYFFCKRSVKFIPLDKACDGKDDCTGGEDEITCVSSFKVNTTFPVRLMSGKSVLQVYSPGSGWRSVCSDNWTEKHTQTACKQLGYTYKPRSTSVPVNTLKVTMKTGPFTAVKPATTTTPIHQATIDRHVCRSGSVVSLSCSDCGQVGSQDRIVGGTDAFIEDWPWQVSLQQGGQHTCGGSLVSLRWVVTAAHCFTGSKKELTRWRVVSGKTYMASLGGSYVDRIVVNGDYDPSRNDYDIALMRLSSPIGVGVSRKPVCLPPKAFDLAADASMVVTGWGYLSEQGTVSPSLQKAHIPLIGQAKCSSPTVYGSAITQRMICAGFLEGKVDACQGDSGGPLVHFTSSRWHLVGVVSWGVGCARERRPGVYSKVEEMLNWINTVIEKNP, from the exons ATCGCTCAGCTGCCGGAGGAAAGCACCAGACCATTGAATCCTAGGCCAGCTG TAGTTCCACAGCCAGGCCGCCACAGAAGGCCCATGACGGCTCCAAAGACTCAGAAAGACAAGGCGTCTAAGAGGAAGAAAGTGTTGCTGACTGTCCTAGCAGTTGTAGTGTTGTTAGGTGTATTGGCCACGGCGGGATACTTCA TTAAGCAGCTGATTGACAGCAAATACTTCTTCTGCAAGCGTTCAGTAAAGTTCATCCCATTAGACAAAGCCTGTGATGGGAAAGATGACTGTACTGGAGGAGAAGATGAAATTACTTGTGTGTCAAGTTTTAAGGTCAACACTACTTTTCCAG TGCGTCTCATGTCAGGTAAGAGTGTCCTGCAAGTGTACAGTCCCGGCTCAGGATGGCGGAGTGTGTGTAGTGACAACTGGACTGagaagcacacacagacagcatgtAAACAACTGGGATACACATA TAAACCTCGCAGCACCAGTGTCCCAGTGAACACTCTAAAAGTTACCATGAAAACAGGACCATTCACAGCTGTCAAGCCTGCGACTACAACTACACCCATACATCAGGCTACCATTGACCG CCATGTATGCAGATCCGGATCTGTGGTGTCTTTGTCCTGCTCAG ACTGTGGACAGGTGGGCTCTCAGGACCGTATTGTTGGGGGTACAGATGCTTTCATTGAGGACTGGCCATGGCAGGTCAGCCTGCAGCAGGGCGGCCAGCATACGTGTGGAGGCTCGCTGGTATCACTTCGCTGGGTAGTCACTGCCGCCCACTGCTTCACTGG CAGTAAAAAGGAGCTGACTCGCTGGAGGGTGGTGTCAGGCAAGACCTACATGGCCTCCCTGGGAGGTTCCTATGTGGACAGGATCGTAGTGAATGGTGACTATGATCCATCACGAAACGACTACGACATAGCGCTGATGAGACTCAGCAGCCCGATCGGAGTGGGAG TGAGCCGTAAGCCAGTTTGTCTACCCCCTAAAGCCTTTGACCTTGCCGCTGATGCCTCGATGGTGGTGACTGGCTGGGGATACCTGAGTGAACAAG GAACGGTTTCTCCTTCACTTCAAAAGGCCCACATCCCTCTGATAGGGCAGGCGAAGTGTTCCAGCCCCACAGTGTATGGTAGTGCCATAACCCAAAGGATGATCTGTGCTGGATTCCTGGAGGGCAAAGTGGATGCCTGCCAG GGGGACAGCGGGGGCCCATTGGTGCACTTCACCTCCTCTCGTTGGCATCTGGTCGGAGTGGTGAGCTGGGGCGTTGGCTGTGCCAGGGAGAGAAGGCCGGGCGTCTACAGCAAAGTGGAGGAGATGCTCAACTGGATTAATACAGTCATTGAG AAAAACCCCTGA
- the tmprss4a gene encoding transmembrane protease serine 4a isoform X2, with protein MWIAQLPEESTRPLNPRPAVPQPGRHRRPMTAPKTQKDKASKRKKVLLTVLAVVVLLGVLATAGYFIKQLIDSKYFFCKRSVKFIPLDKACDGKDDCTGGEDEITCVSSFKVNTTFPVRLMSGKSVLQVYSPGSGWRSVCSDNWTEKHTQTACKQLGYTYKPRSTSVPVNTLKVTMKTGPFTAVKPATTTTPIHQATIDRHVCRSGSVVSLSCSDCGQVGSQDRIVGGTDAFIEDWPWQVSLQQGGQHTCGGSLVSLRWVVTAAHCFTGSKKELTRWRVVSGKTYMASLGGSYVDRIVVNGDYDPSRNDYDIALMRLSSPIGVGVSRKPVCLPPKAFDLAADASMVVTGWGYLSEQGTVSPSLQKAHIPLIGQAKCSSPTVYGSAITQRMICAGFLEGKVDACQGDSGGPLVHFTSSRWHLVGVVSWGVGCARERRPGVYSKVEEMLNWINTVIEKNP; from the exons ATCGCTCAGCTGCCGGAGGAAAGCACCAGACCATTGAATCCTAGGCCAGCTG TTCCACAGCCAGGCCGCCACAGAAGGCCCATGACGGCTCCAAAGACTCAGAAAGACAAGGCGTCTAAGAGGAAGAAAGTGTTGCTGACTGTCCTAGCAGTTGTAGTGTTGTTAGGTGTATTGGCCACGGCGGGATACTTCA TTAAGCAGCTGATTGACAGCAAATACTTCTTCTGCAAGCGTTCAGTAAAGTTCATCCCATTAGACAAAGCCTGTGATGGGAAAGATGACTGTACTGGAGGAGAAGATGAAATTACTTGTGTGTCAAGTTTTAAGGTCAACACTACTTTTCCAG TGCGTCTCATGTCAGGTAAGAGTGTCCTGCAAGTGTACAGTCCCGGCTCAGGATGGCGGAGTGTGTGTAGTGACAACTGGACTGagaagcacacacagacagcatgtAAACAACTGGGATACACATA TAAACCTCGCAGCACCAGTGTCCCAGTGAACACTCTAAAAGTTACCATGAAAACAGGACCATTCACAGCTGTCAAGCCTGCGACTACAACTACACCCATACATCAGGCTACCATTGACCG CCATGTATGCAGATCCGGATCTGTGGTGTCTTTGTCCTGCTCAG ACTGTGGACAGGTGGGCTCTCAGGACCGTATTGTTGGGGGTACAGATGCTTTCATTGAGGACTGGCCATGGCAGGTCAGCCTGCAGCAGGGCGGCCAGCATACGTGTGGAGGCTCGCTGGTATCACTTCGCTGGGTAGTCACTGCCGCCCACTGCTTCACTGG CAGTAAAAAGGAGCTGACTCGCTGGAGGGTGGTGTCAGGCAAGACCTACATGGCCTCCCTGGGAGGTTCCTATGTGGACAGGATCGTAGTGAATGGTGACTATGATCCATCACGAAACGACTACGACATAGCGCTGATGAGACTCAGCAGCCCGATCGGAGTGGGAG TGAGCCGTAAGCCAGTTTGTCTACCCCCTAAAGCCTTTGACCTTGCCGCTGATGCCTCGATGGTGGTGACTGGCTGGGGATACCTGAGTGAACAAG GAACGGTTTCTCCTTCACTTCAAAAGGCCCACATCCCTCTGATAGGGCAGGCGAAGTGTTCCAGCCCCACAGTGTATGGTAGTGCCATAACCCAAAGGATGATCTGTGCTGGATTCCTGGAGGGCAAAGTGGATGCCTGCCAG GGGGACAGCGGGGGCCCATTGGTGCACTTCACCTCCTCTCGTTGGCATCTGGTCGGAGTGGTGAGCTGGGGCGTTGGCTGTGCCAGGGAGAGAAGGCCGGGCGTCTACAGCAAAGTGGAGGAGATGCTCAACTGGATTAATACAGTCATTGAG AAAAACCCCTGA
- the tmprss4a gene encoding transmembrane protease serine 4a isoform X3, translating into MTAPKTQKDKASKRKKVLLTVLAVVVLLGVLATAGYFIKQLIDSKYFFCKRSVKFIPLDKACDGKDDCTGGEDEITCVSSFKVNTTFPVRLMSGKSVLQVYSPGSGWRSVCSDNWTEKHTQTACKQLGYTYKPRSTSVPVNTLKVTMKTGPFTAVKPATTTTPIHQATIDRHVCRSGSVVSLSCSDCGQVGSQDRIVGGTDAFIEDWPWQVSLQQGGQHTCGGSLVSLRWVVTAAHCFTGSKKELTRWRVVSGKTYMASLGGSYVDRIVVNGDYDPSRNDYDIALMRLSSPIGVGVSRKPVCLPPKAFDLAADASMVVTGWGYLSEQGTVSPSLQKAHIPLIGQAKCSSPTVYGSAITQRMICAGFLEGKVDACQGDSGGPLVHFTSSRWHLVGVVSWGVGCARERRPGVYSKVEEMLNWINTVIEKNP; encoded by the exons ATGACGGCTCCAAAGACTCAGAAAGACAAGGCGTCTAAGAGGAAGAAAGTGTTGCTGACTGTCCTAGCAGTTGTAGTGTTGTTAGGTGTATTGGCCACGGCGGGATACTTCA TTAAGCAGCTGATTGACAGCAAATACTTCTTCTGCAAGCGTTCAGTAAAGTTCATCCCATTAGACAAAGCCTGTGATGGGAAAGATGACTGTACTGGAGGAGAAGATGAAATTACTTGTGTGTCAAGTTTTAAGGTCAACACTACTTTTCCAG TGCGTCTCATGTCAGGTAAGAGTGTCCTGCAAGTGTACAGTCCCGGCTCAGGATGGCGGAGTGTGTGTAGTGACAACTGGACTGagaagcacacacagacagcatgtAAACAACTGGGATACACATA TAAACCTCGCAGCACCAGTGTCCCAGTGAACACTCTAAAAGTTACCATGAAAACAGGACCATTCACAGCTGTCAAGCCTGCGACTACAACTACACCCATACATCAGGCTACCATTGACCG CCATGTATGCAGATCCGGATCTGTGGTGTCTTTGTCCTGCTCAG ACTGTGGACAGGTGGGCTCTCAGGACCGTATTGTTGGGGGTACAGATGCTTTCATTGAGGACTGGCCATGGCAGGTCAGCCTGCAGCAGGGCGGCCAGCATACGTGTGGAGGCTCGCTGGTATCACTTCGCTGGGTAGTCACTGCCGCCCACTGCTTCACTGG CAGTAAAAAGGAGCTGACTCGCTGGAGGGTGGTGTCAGGCAAGACCTACATGGCCTCCCTGGGAGGTTCCTATGTGGACAGGATCGTAGTGAATGGTGACTATGATCCATCACGAAACGACTACGACATAGCGCTGATGAGACTCAGCAGCCCGATCGGAGTGGGAG TGAGCCGTAAGCCAGTTTGTCTACCCCCTAAAGCCTTTGACCTTGCCGCTGATGCCTCGATGGTGGTGACTGGCTGGGGATACCTGAGTGAACAAG GAACGGTTTCTCCTTCACTTCAAAAGGCCCACATCCCTCTGATAGGGCAGGCGAAGTGTTCCAGCCCCACAGTGTATGGTAGTGCCATAACCCAAAGGATGATCTGTGCTGGATTCCTGGAGGGCAAAGTGGATGCCTGCCAG GGGGACAGCGGGGGCCCATTGGTGCACTTCACCTCCTCTCGTTGGCATCTGGTCGGAGTGGTGAGCTGGGGCGTTGGCTGTGCCAGGGAGAGAAGGCCGGGCGTCTACAGCAAAGTGGAGGAGATGCTCAACTGGATTAATACAGTCATTGAG AAAAACCCCTGA